A single window of Ctenopharyngodon idella isolate HZGC_01 chromosome 24, HZGC01, whole genome shotgun sequence DNA harbors:
- the LOC127506657 gene encoding UDP-glucuronosyltransferase 2A2-like, with amino-acid sequence MYYLPVTLLAFLSILSQVLGGKVLVFPLDGSHWVNMKVLIEELHSRGHNVTVLRASNSWYIKEESPFYTSINVFNSGGFEKELLDAFTRHILVIRREKWSIWSKFTLALETGTIFEEMHCNQLALMGKIFENKDLMDSLHTAKYDLLLTDPAFGGGFFLAHRLALPLVLNVRWTMHGEAHYEIAPSPLSYVPVPGLELTDKMTFGQRVQNVMGYMFSLFHKTRYISHYHSFCNKYFGSEINYKSLLRDADMWLMRNDFTFEFPRPTMPNIVYMGGFQCKPAKPLPDDLEEFVRSSGEHGLIVMCLGTLFSHLPQDITEEIAAAFARLPQKIIWRHTGPRPVNIGDNTLLVDWLPQNDLLGHPQTKVFITHGGTNGIQEAIYHGVPILGLPLVFDQGDNLSRMKVRGTAKLVDIAELDRTMFLEALKEVLYNSSYRENMQRLSRLHHDQPMKPLDRAVFWIEFVMRNRGAPHLRTQSFRMSWIEYHSVDVILTLTATLFIFAFLIIYVIRYLFRVLFKKKVKCA; translated from the coding sequence ATGTATTACCTCCCTGTCACTTTGTTAGCATTCTTGAGCATATTATCTCAAGTGTTAGGAGGTAAAGTGTTAGTATTTCCACTGGATGGAAGTCACTGGGTGAATATGAAAGTCCTGATTGAGGAATTACATTCACGAGGTCACAACGTGACGGTGCTTAGAGCCTCTAACAGCTGGTATATCAAGGAGGAATCTCCCTTCTACACTTCtatcaatgtttttaatagCGGTGGCTTTGAAAAGGAGCTGCTTGATGCATTTACAAGACATATTCTGGTCATCAGAAGAGAAAAATGGTCCATCTGGAGTAAATTCACACTGGCTTTAGAGACTGGAACGATATTTGAAGAGATGCATTGCAATCAACTTGCCTTAATGgggaaaatatttgaaaataaagacTTAATGGATTCACTTCATACCGCAAAGTATGACCTGCTTCTGACAGATCCGGCTTTTGGAGGCGGATTTTTCCTGGCTCATCGTCTTGCCCTCCCTCTTGTGCTAAATGTCCGTTGGACGATGCATGGAGAGGCACATTACGAAATAGCTCCTTCACCTCTGTCGTATGTTCCTGTACCAGGATTAGAGCTGACTGATAAGATGACGTTTGGTCAGCGTGTGCAGAACGTAATGGGATACATGTTTTCGCTTTTTCACAAAACCAGGTATATCTCACACTACCATTCCTTCTGCAATAAATACTTTGGATCAGAAATCAATTACAAATCCCTTCTTCGGGATGCAGATATGTGGCTCATGAGAAACGACTTCACGTTTGAGTTTCCACGACCCACAATGCCAAATATCGTCTACATGGGAGGCTTCCAGTGCAAACCAGCTAAGCCACTTCCAGATGACCTTGAGGAGTTTGTACGGAGCTCAGGAGAGCATGGACTCATTGTCATGTGCCTAGGGACTCTTTTTAGTCATCTTCCACAAGACATCACAGAGGAAATTGCTGCCGCTTTTGCCAGACTGCctcaaaaaattatttggagACACACTGGACCTCGACCTGTCAACATTGGTGATAATACATTACTCGTTGACTGGTTACCCCAGAATGACCTGCTTGGACATCCTCAAACTAAAGTGTTTATAACACACGGAGGCACCAATGGCATCCAAGAGGCCATCTATCATGGCGTTCCCATTTTGGGTCTACCTTTAGTATTTGATCAAGGTGACAATCTTTCAAGAATGAAAGTTAGAGGCACAGCTAAACTCGTGGATATTGCGGAGTTGGACAGGACGATGTTTCTAGAGGCATTAAAGGAGGTTTTGTATAACTCATCTTACAGGGAGAACATGCAGAGACTGTCCAGACTGCACCACGACCAGCCAATGAAACCTCTTGATCGTGCTGTCTTCTGGATTGAGTTTGTCATGAGGAATAGAGGAGCCCCACATTTGCGAACACAGTCTTTCAGGATGTCCTGGATTGAGTACCATTCTGTAGATGTTATTTTGACTCTAACAGCAACACTTTtcatatttgcatttttgatTATATATGTGATTCGATATCTTTTTAGAGTTTTGTTCAAAAAGAAAGTAAAGTGTGCATGA
- the LOC127506654 gene encoding UDP-glucuronosyltransferase 2C1-like, with product MKMHHSSLLGLFILLSALSGCYAGKVLVVPVDGSHWINMKVLIVELHSKGHNITVVRGSNSWYIEEESLLYTSITVDIGEFDSDFWAMLLPRLLQIKRHGRSFWSEMEIAQEIYSRFSEVHQQVCNMTAMIFENEILMKSLEDGKYNVVLTDPAFGGGVLLAHRLGLPLVLNVRWTMYGEGHFVVAPSPLSYIPIPALQLTDKMTFSQRVMNVMVYMIGIYQNPKFFGYHYQEFSQKYFGPDVDFFSLLQNADIWLMRNDFTFEFPRPTMPNVVYMGGFQCKPAKPLPDDLEKFVQSSGEHGVIIMTLGTVFGQLLSEINDEIAAAFAQLPQKVIWRHTGPRPTNLGNNTLIVDWLPQNDLLGHPQTKVFVAHGGTNGVQEAIYHGVPIVGLPLSFDQPDNLSRMQAKGTAKIVDFATLDRNVFLEALKEVLHNSSYRENMQRLSRLHHDQPMKPLDRAVFWIEFVMRNRGAPHLQTQSFRMSWIEYHCIDVILTLMATIFIFAFVTVYTIRYFYLILFRKKVKRE from the coding sequence ATGAAGATGCATCACTCAAGCCTTCTCGGTTTGTTCATTCTGTTATCTGCTCTATCAGGATGTTATGCTGGTAAAGTTCTGGTCGTTCCTGTGGATGGAAGTCATTGGATCAATATGAAGGTCCTTATTGTGGAGTTGCATTCAAAAGGTCACAATATCACTGTGGTCCGAGGCTCAAATAGCTGGTATATTGAAGAGGAGTCTCTTCTCTACACTTCCATTACTGTAGACATTGGTGAATTTGACAGTGACTTTTGGGCAATGTTGCTTCCCCGCTTACTTCAGATCAAGAGACACGGAAGATCATTTTGGTCTGAAATGGAAATTGCTCAGGAGATTTACAGCAGGTTCTCAGAAGTCCACCAGCAAGTGTGCAATATGACAGCCATGATATTCGAAAATGAGATCTTGATGAAATCACTGGAGGATGGTAAATATAACGTTGTTCTGACGGATCCTGCATTTGGAGGTGGAGTGTTACTGGCACACCGTCTTGGCCTCCCTCTTGTACTAAATGTTCGTTGGACCATGTATGGAGAAGGTCACTTTGTTGTAGCTCCATCTCCTCTCTCATACATACCTATACCAGCATTACAACTAACCGACAAGATGACATTCAGTCAAAGAGTCATGAATGTGATGGTTTATATGATTGGTATTTATCAAAATCCAAAATTCTTTGGTTATCATTACCAAGAATTCTCCCAGAAATATTTTGGCCCCGATGTTGATTTCTTCTCCCTCCTCCAGAATGCCGACATCTGGCTCATGAGAAACGACTTCACGTTTGAGTTTCCACGACCCACAATGCCAAATGTTGTCTATATGGGTGGCTTCCAGTGCAAACCAGCTAAGCCACTTCCAGATGACCTTGAGAAATTTGTGCAGAGCTCAGGAGAGCATGGGGTCATCATCATGACTTTGGGAACTGTTTTTGGTCAGCTTCTGAGTGAAATCAATGATGAGATTGCTGCAGCTTTTGCCCAACTGCCTCAAAAGGTTATTTGGAGACACACAGGACCACGACCTACTAATCTTGGTAATAACACATTGATTGTGGACTGGCTCCCTCAGAATGACCTACTTGGACATCCTCAAACTAAAGTGTTTGTGGCACATGGAGGCACCAATGGAGTTCAGGAAGCCATCTACCATGGGGTGCCTATTGTGGGCCTTCCTTTATCTTTTGACCAACCTGACAATCTCTCCAGGATGCAAGCAAAGGGAACAGCAAAAATTGTAGATTTTGCAACTCTGGACAGGAATGTGTTTCTAGAGGCATTAAAGGAGGTTTTGCATAACTCATCTTACAGGGAGAACATGCAGAGACTGTCCAGACTGCACCACGACCAGCCAATGAAACCTCTTGATCGTGCTGTCTTCTGGATTGAGTTTGTCATGAGGAATAGAGGAGCCCCTCATTTACAAACACAGTCTTTCAGAATGTCCTGGATTGAGTACCACTGTATAGATGTTATTCTGACTTTAATGGCAAccatttttatatttgcatttGTGACGGTTTATACAATTAGATATTTTTATCTgattttattcagaaagaaaGTAAAACGTGAATGA
- the LOC127506658 gene encoding UDP-glucuronosyltransferase 2A2-like has translation MYLPVTLLAFLSILSQVLGGKVLVFPLDGSHWVNMKVLIEELHSRGHNVTVLRPSNSWYIKDESPFYTSINVFNTGGIEKELLDAFTRHILVIRREKWSIWSKLTLTLETGTLFEEMHCNQLALMGKIFENKDLMDSLHTAKYDLLLTDPAFGVGVFLAHRLALPLVLNVRWTMHGEAHYEIAPSPLSYVPVPGLELTDKMTFGQRVQNVMGYMFSLFHKTRYISHYHSFCNKYFGSEINYKFLLRDADMWLMRNDFTFEFPRPTMPNIVYMGGFQCKPAKPLPDDLEEFVRSSGEHGLIVMCLGTLFSHLPEDITEEIAAAFARLPQKIIWRHTGPRPVNIGDNTLLVDWLPQNDLLGHPQTKVFITHGGTNGIQEAIYHGVPILGLPLVFDQGDNLSRMKVRGTAKLVDIAELDRTMFLEALKEVLYNSSYRENMQRLSRLHHDQPMKPLDRAVFWIEFVMRNRGAPHLRTQSFRMSWIEYHSVDVILTLTATLFIFAFLIIYVIRSLFRVLFKKKVKCA, from the coding sequence ATGTACCTCCCTGTCACTTTGTTAGCATTCTTGAGCATATTATCTCAAGTGTTAGGAGGTAAAGTGTTAGTATTTCCACTGGATGGAAGTCACTGGGTGAATATGAAAGTCCTGATTGAGGAATTACATTCACGAGGTCACAACGTGACGGTGCTTAGACCCTCTAACAGCTGGTATATCAAGGACGAATCTCCCTTCTACACTTCTATCAATGTTTTTAATACCGGTGGCATTGAAAAGGAGCTGCTTGATGCATTTACAAGACATATTCTGGTCATCAGAAGAGAAAAATGGTCCATCTGGAGTAAATTAACACTGACTTTAGAGACTGGAACGTTATTTGAAGAGATGCATTGCAATCAACTTGCCTTAATGgggaaaatatttgaaaataaagacTTAATGGATTCACTTCATACCGCAAAGTATGACCTGCTTCTGACAGATCCGGCTTTTGGAGTTGGAGTCTTCCTGGCTCATCGTCTTGCCCTCCCTCTTGTGCTAAATGTCCGTTGGACGATGCATGGAGAGGCACATTACGAAATAGCTCCTTCACCTCTGTCGTATGTTCCTGTACCAGGATTAGAGCTGACTGATAAGATGACGTTTGGTCAGCGTGTGCAGAACGTAATGGGATACATGTTTTCGCTTTTTCACAAAACCAGGTATATCTCACACTACCATTCCTTCTGCAATAAATACTTTGGATCAGAAATCAATTACAAATTTCTTCTTCGGGATGCAGATATGTGGCTCATGAGAAACGACTTCACGTTTGAGTTTCCACGACCCACAATGCCAAATATCGTCTACATGGGAGGCTTCCAGTGCAAACCAGCTAAGCCACTTCCAGATGACCTTGAGGAGTTTGTACGGAGCTCAGGAGAGCATGGACTCATTGTCATGTGCCTAGGGACTCTTTTTAGTCATCTTCCAGAAGACATCACAGAGGAAATTGCTGCCGCTTTTGCCAGACTGCctcaaaaaattatttggagACACACTGGACCTCGACCTGTCAACATTGGTGATAATACATTACTCGTTGACTGGTTACCCCAGAATGACCTGCTTGGACATCCTCAAACTAAAGTGTTTATAACACACGGAGGCACCAATGGCATCCAAGAGGCCATCTATCATGGCGTTCCCATTTTGGGTCTACCTTTAGTATTTGATCAAGGTGACAATCTTTCAAGAATGAAAGTTAGAGGCACAGCTAAACTCGTGGATATTGCGGAGTTGGACAGGACGATGTTTCTAGAGGCATTAAAGGAGGTTTTGTATAACTCATCTTACAGGGAGAACATGCAGAGACTGTCCAGACTGCACCACGACCAGCCAATGAAACCTCTTGATCGTGCTGTCTTCTGGATTGAGTTTGTCATGAGGAATAGAGGAGCCCCACATTTGCGAACACAGTCTTTCAGGATGTCCTGGATTGAGTACCATTCTGTAGATGTTATTTTGACTCTAACAGCGACACTTTtcatatttgcatttttgatTATATATGTGATTCGGTCTCTTTTTAGAGTTTTGTTCAAAAAGAAAGTAAAGTGTGCATGA
- the ugt5a1 gene encoding UDP glucuronosyltransferase 5 family, polypeptide A1: MHHSAPLVLLSLLCVLFGVDGGKVLVFPLDGSHWVNMKVLIEELHSRGHNVTVLRASNSWYIKEESPLYNSITIPNTGGFDEEFFGLLIGRLLKIKKEGNSIWNRIQLEYEIIMKFKSMYEDMLQMMERLLGDEKIMNSIQDAKYDMVLADPTSGGGAILAYKFNIPLVFNVRWTIHGEGHFAIAPSPLSYVPVPGAELTDKMSFLQRVKNVLTYFFTRFQIAVVAEPIFTSFCLKHFGPNVNYFSLFQDADIWLMRNDFTFEFPRPTMPNIVYMGGFQCKPAKPLPKDLEDFVQSSGEHGVIVMSLGTLITQLPQDVTNDIAAAFAQIPQKVIWRYTGPRPVTLGNNTLLVDWLPQNDLLGHPQIKVFVAHGGTNGVQEAIYHGVPILGLPLVFDQPDNLFRMEAKGTAKIVDLATLDKNVFLEALKEVLYNSSYRENMQRLSRLHHDQPMKPLDRAVFWIEFVMRNRGAPHLRTQSFRMSWIEYHSVDVILTLMATLFIFAFLIIYVTRYLFRVLCKKKVKCA; this comes from the coding sequence ATGCATCATTCAGCACCTCTTGTTTTGTTGTCGCTCTTATGCGTATTATTTGGAGTAGATGGTGGTAAAGTGCTAGTGTTTCCACTAGATGGAAGTCACTGGGTGAACATGAAGGTCCTGATTGAGGAACTGCATAGCAGAGGTCACAACGTGACTGTGCTTAGAGCCTCCAACAGTTGGTATATCAAGGAGGAATCTCCTTTGTACAATTCCATCACCATTCCAAACACAGGAGGATTTGATGAGGAATTTTTTGGTTTATTGATCGGCCGTCTCTTGAAGATTAAAAAAGAAGGGAATTCCATTTGGAACCGCATTCAGCTGGAGTACGAAATCATCATGAAGTTTAAAAGCATGTATGAAGATATGCTGCAGATGATGGAGAGATTATTAGGAGATGAAAAAATTATGAACTCAATCCAAGATGCTAAATACGACATGGTGCTAGCAGACCCAACTTCTGGAGGTGGTGCAATCCTAGCTTACAAGTTTAATATTCCTCTGGTTTTCAACGTTCGGTGGACGATTCATGGAGAGGGACATTTTGCCATTGCTCCTTCCCCCCTGTCTTATGTCCCTGTCCCAGGAGCAGAGCTAACAGACAAGATGTCATTCCTTCAACGTGTCAAGAATGTTCTGACTTACTTTTTCACCCGATTCCAAATTGCAGTCGTAGCTGAACCAATCTTTACTTCTTTTTGTCTCAAACATTTTGGCCCCAATGTTAATTACTTCTCCCTTTTTCAGGATGCAGACATCTGGCTCATGAGAAATGACTTTACCTTTGAATTTCCACGACCCACAATGCCCAATATCGTCTATATGGGCGGCTTTCAGTGTAAACCCGCCAAGCCGCTTCCAAAAGATCTTGAGGACTTTGTGCAGAGTTCAGGAGAGCATGGAGTCATTGTCATGTCTTTAGGCACCCTTATTACTCAGCTTCCACAAGACGTCACCAACGACATAGCAGCGGCTTTTGCTCAGATTCCTCAAAAAGTGATTTGGAGATATACAGGTCCTCGGCCTGTGACCCTTGGTAACAATACCTTACTTGTGGACTGGCTCCCCCAGAATGACCTGCTTGGACATCCCCAGATTAAAGTGTTTGTGGCACATGGAGGCACCAATGGAGTTCAGGAAGCCATCTACCATGGGGTGCCCATTTTGGGTCTACCGTTAGTGTTTGATCAGCCAGACAATCTCTTCAGAATGGAAGCGAAGGGAACAGCAAAAATTGTAGATTTGGCAACTCTGGACAAGAATGTGTTTCTAGAGGCATTAAAGGAGGTTTTGTATAACTCATCTTACAGGGAGAACATGCAGAGACTGTCCAGACTGCACCACGACCAGCCAATGAAACCTCTTGATCGTGCTGTCTTCTGGATTGAGTTTGTCATGAGGAATAGAGGAGCCCCACATTTGCGAACACAGTCTTTCAGAATGTCCTGGATTGAGTACCATTCTGTAGATGTTATTTTGACTCTAATGGCGACACTTTtcatatttgcatttttgatTATATATGTGACTCGATATCTTTTTAGAGTTTTGtgtaaaaagaaagtaaaatgtGCATGA
- the LOC127506656 gene encoding UDP-glucuronosyltransferase 2C1-like, with translation MKMHHSTLLSLFVLLSALSGCYGGKVLVVPVDGSHWINMKVLIVELHSKGHNITVVRGSNSWYIEEESLLYTSITVDTGEFDSDFWIMLLSRLLQIKRQGRSFWSEMEVAQEIYSKFSEVHQRICNMTAMIFENETLMNSLKDAAYDIVLTDPAFGGGVLLSHRLGLPLVFNVRWTVYGEAHFDIAPSPLSYIPVPGLQLTDKMTFSQRVMNVMTYMTLYKNSKYFGSPYQEFTQKYFGPDVDFFSLLQNADIWLMRNDFTFEYPRPTMPNVVYMGGFQCKPAKPLPDDLEKFVQSSGEHGVIIMTLGTVFGQLLSEINDEIAAAFAKLPQKVIWRHTGPRPSNLGNNTLIVDWLPQNDLLGHPQTKVFVAHGGTNGVQEAIYHGVPIVGLPLAFDQPDNLSRMQAKGTAKIVDLATLDRNVFLEALKEVLYNSSYRENMQRLSRLHHDQPMKPLDRAVFWIEFVMRNRGAPHLRTQSFRMSWIEYHCIDVILTLIATVFIFAFLIIYTIRYFCLILFRKKVKRE, from the coding sequence ATGAAGATGCATCACTCCACTCTTCtcagtttgtttgttcttttatcTGCTCTATCAGGATGTTATGGTGGTAAAGTTCTGGTCGTTCCTGTGGATGGAAGTCACTGGATCAATATGAAGGTCCTCATTGTGGAGTTGCATTCAAAAGGTCACAATATCACTGTGGTCCGTGGCTCAAATAGCTGGTATATTGAAGAGGAGTCTCTTCTCTACACTTCCATTACTGTGGACACTGGTGAATTTGACAGTGACTTTTGGATAATGTTGCTTTCTCGGTTACTGCAGATCAAGAGACAAGGAAGATCATTTTGGtctgaaatggaagttgctcaGGAGATTTACAGCAAGTTCTCAGAGGTTCATCAGCGAATTTGCAATATGACAGCCATGATATTCGAAAATGAGACCTTGATGAATTCACTGAAAGATGCTGCATATGACATTGTTCTGACGGATCCAGCTTTCGGAGGTGGAGTGTTACTGTCACACCGTCTTGGCCTCCCTCTTGTGTTTAATGTCCGCTGGACCGTGTACGGAGAAGCCCATTTTGATATAGCTCCATCTCCTCTCTCATATATACCTGTCCCAGGATTACAGCTGACCGACAAGATGACATTCAGTCAGAGAGTCATGAATGTGATGACATATATGACTCTTTATAAAAATTCCAAATACTTCGGTTCTCCTTACCAAGAGTTTACCCAGAAATATTTTGGCCCCGATGTTGATTTCTTCTCCCTCCTCCAGAATGCCGACATCTGGCTCATGAGAAACGACTTCACGTTTGAGTATCCACGACCCACAATGCCAAATGTTGTCTATATGGGTGGCTTCCAGTGCAAACCAGCTAAGCCACTTCCAGATGACCTTGAGAAATTTGTACAGAGCTCAGGAGAGCATGGGGTCATCATCATGACTTTAGGAACTGTTTTTGGTCAGCTTCTGAGTGAAATCAATGATGAGATTGCTGCAGCTTTTGCCAAACTGCCTCAAAAGGTTATTTGGAGACACACAGGACCACGACCTTCCAATCTTGGTAATAACACATTGATTGTGGACTGGCTCCCTCAGAATGACCTGCTTGGACATCCTCAAACTAAAGTGTTTGTGGCACATGGAGGCACCAATGGAGTTCAGGAAGCCATCTACCATGGGGTGCCTATTGTGGGCCTTCCTTTAGCTTTTGACCAACCTGACAATCTCTCCAGGATGCAAGCAAAGGGAACAGCAAAAATTGTAGATTTGGCAACTCTGGACAGGAATGTGTTTCTAGAGGCATTAAAGGAGGTTTTGTATAACTCATCTTACAGGGAGAACATGCAGAGACTGTCCAGACTGCACCACGACCAGCCAATGAAACCTCTTGATCGTGCTGTCTTCTGGATTGAGTTTGTCATGAGGAATAGAGGAGCCCCACATTTACGAACACAGTCTTTCAGAATGTCCTGGATTGAGTACCACTGTATAGAtgttattttaactttaatagCAACAGtttttatatttgcatttttgattatttatacaattagatatttttgtctaattttattcagaaagaaGGTAAAACGTGAATGA
- the ugt5a2 gene encoding UDP glucuronosyltransferase 5 family, polypeptide A2 has translation MKMHYSTLLGLFIMLSALSRSYAGKVLVVPVDGSHWINMKVLIVELHSKGHNITVVRGSSSWYIEEKSPLYTSITVDTGEFDDDFMEKFLPQLLKMQRQGRSFWNEMALTDEIYRRFTEIHQQICNMTATMFENETLMNSLKDAAYDIVLTDPAFGGGVLLAHRLGLPLVFNVRWTVYGEAHFDIAPSPLSYIPVPGLQLTDKMTFSQRVKNVMTYIMVLYKNSKYFGSPYQEFTQKYFGPDVDFFSLLQNADIWLMRNDFTFEFPRPTMPNVVYMGGFQCKPAKPLPDDLEEFVQSSGEHGVIIMTLGTIFGQLLSEINDEIAAAFAQLPQKVIWRHTGPRPANLGNNTLIVDWLPQNDLLGHPQTKAFVAHGGTNGVQEAIYHGVPIVGLPLAFDQPDNLSRMQAKGTAKIVDIATLDRNVFLEALKEVLHNPSYRENMQRLSRLHHDQPMKPLNHAVFWIEFVMRNRGASHLRTQSFRMSWIEYYCIDVILTLIATVLLFAFVTVYTIRYFCLVLFRKKVKRE, from the coding sequence ATGAAGATGCATTACTCCACCCTTCTTGGATTGTTCATCATGTTATCTGCTCTGTCAAGATCTTATGCTGGTAAAGTTCTGGTCGTCCCTGTGGATGGAAGTCACTGGATCAATATGAAAGTCCTTATTGTGGAGTTGCATTCAAAAGGTCACAATATCACCGTGGTTAGAGGGTCTAGTAGCTGGTACATTGAGGAAAAGTCTCCTCTCTACACTTCCATTACTGTGGACACTGGCGAATTCGACGATGACTTTATGGAGAAGTTTCTCCCTCAATTACTGAAAATGCAGAGACAAGGACGTTCATTTTGGAATGAAATGGCACTTACTGATGAAATTTATAGGAGGTTTACTGAAATTCATCAGCAAATTTGCAATATGACAGCTACAATGTTTGAAAACGAGACCTTGATGAATTCACTGAAAGATGCTGCATATGACATTGTTCTGACGGACCCTGCTTTTGGAGGTGGAGTGTTACTGGCACACCGTCTTGGCCTCCCTCTTGTGTTTAATGTGCGCTGGACCGTGTACGGAGAAGCCCACTTTGATATAGCTCCATCTCCTCTCTCATATATACCTGTCCCAGGATTACAGCTGACCGACAAGATGACATTCAGTCAGAGAGTCAAGAACGTGATGACATATATAATGGTTCTTTATAAAAATTCCAAATACTTTGGTTCTCCTTACCAAGAGTTTACCCAGAAATATTTTGGCCCCGATGTTGATTTCTTCTCCCTCCTCCAGAATGCCGACATCTGGCTCATGAGAAACGACTTCACGTTTGAGTTTCCACGACCCACAATGCCAAATGTTGTCTATATGGGTGGCTTCCAGTGCAAACCAGCTAAGCCACTTCCAGATGACCTTGAGGAATTTGTGCAGAGCTCAGGAGAGCATGGGGTCATCATCATGACTTTAGGAACTATTTTTGGTCAGCTTCTGAGTGAAATCAATGATGAGATTGCTGCAGCTTTTGCCCAACTGCCTCAAAAGGTTATTTGGAGACACACAGGACCACGACCTGCCAATCTTGGTAATAACACATTGATTGTGGACTGGCTCCCTCAGAATGACCTGCTTGGACATCCTCAAACTAAAGCGTTTGTGGCACATGGAGGCACCAATGGAGTTCAGGAAGCCATCTACCATGGGGTGCCTATTGTGGGCCTTCCTTTAGCTTTTGACCAACCTGACAATCTCTCCAGGATGCAAGCAAAGGGAACAGCAAAAATTGTAGATATTGCAACTCTGGACAGGAATGTGTTTCTAGAGGCATTAAAGGAGGTTTTGCATAACCCATCTTACAGGGAGAACATGCAGAGACTGTCCAGACTGCACCACGACCAGCCAATGAAACCTCTTAATCATGCTGTCTTCTGGATTGAGTTTGTCATGAGGAATAGAGGAGCCTCTCATTTACGAACACAGTCTTTCAGAATGTCCTGGATTGAGTACTACTGTATAGAtgttattttaactttaatagCAACAGTTCTTCTATTTGCATTTGTGACTGTTTATACAATTAGATATTTTTGTCTGGTTTTATTCAGAAAGAAAGTAAAACGTGAATGA